Within the Medicago truncatula cultivar Jemalong A17 chromosome 4, MtrunA17r5.0-ANR, whole genome shotgun sequence genome, the region CATAACAAAATGCTTATTTTTGTGCCAAAATTAACTAGAATACATTACTCTAGTAACAAACTAGTGCTGAAAAATTTTCATGCCTGTTTTTGTGCCACAATTAAAGTAGAATAAATTATTCTGGTATCTAAAATGCCATGTAAATGCTTGGCCTCATGATCTCCATATAAGTTGACTGTggcataaaaatttgttttctaaaCATAATAATAGTATTTATAAACAGCGACATGTGTAACTGCGGCATACAAAATTGCGGCATTTGAAACTGTGGTCTGTAAAACATCGGCATTTGAAACTGCAGCATGTGAAAATTGCGGCATACAAAACTGCAGCATGTTTTTTTGAAACTGCGGCATACAAGGCTTGCAAAGTAACAGATACACATGCCTGAAGGCATAACCCCAAAAATAAACTTGTCCTTGTATTTCGCACATACAAAATTATCAAAGTCTTGACTTATAACAAAACTATCAGTAAAGACTAAATGCTTCATTCATCTTGTTTTTTGAAATTCTGCATTCACAATTTTAAGTTACTGATACAAAAATATGCCAGCATGATCACAAATATGAGCATTCTTCCACAAATTCTATGTTATTCATCTGGTTTGTCTAACTTCCTTCCAATATTTGCTCCACTACATGCAAGTAATAAGCTTTTGTGACTTGAATTCACTTTCCTTGCAGACCTTAGAAAAGGTCTCTTCATAGGTGAAGCAAGTGGATGTGTATGGCTTTCATGAAATCGAGCTATCTCATACTTACCTTCCCCCACCCATTTAAAAACAACATTTGCATTGCATCATTCTCTTGTTAAAGCCCTTCTTCTTTTAGCCTTGACAATAGATTCACTTTGCTCCTTATCATCCGTCTTATTTGGCAAATAACCCTCTTTCGAGCAAACAAAATACTTCCAACGCTTCACGCCGTTTTTATCTATAGTCGATGATGATGAACGCACACTAAATCCGATAGAGAGTGCGTATTTTTCGTAAATTTTTTTACCTTCTTGTAACGTATCAAATACTTGTCCAATCTTAGGCTTTAATTCATCATCACAATTTGGCACACATTCATAttcctaaaattaacaaaataaatatcttcaataaacatattttattaagaAGCCATCAACAAGATATAATCAACAACATAGGCTGCAgcaggaaaaaaagaaaaaaaaagaacaataagTCATGAGAGATTTAAGCCATACTAATTATAATATACCTGAGGAATTTGAAAAGAAGTTGATGTATCTTTGTCCATGAAGAATGATGAACGTAACTCAATAGAAGTGCAAGTTAATCTCGTGATTTtttggaaccctaatttgtGATGTCGCAGAAAATGCGATGAAGAAGGAACAAGGAACAATCAGTGATTGAAAGAACATAAAAGATAACTTAAGAACATAAGAAATAAACAGCTTGAAAAAACAGTGGAGGAACAAGGAAGAGACAAGGACGCAAAGAAGAAAAGACAAGGAAGCAAGGAAGAATGGTTTCGGCAGAAAGAGAAAGCATTTACGTTGAAtgaagggaagaagatgaataaggAACGTTCACGGTGAAGGCATAGAGACAGTCAAAGTGAGAGAAAGTGTTTAATTCTATGGCAAAGAGTGTGACGTGAGTCACTTAAAGCTAACATTTAATAACAGCCATCTATTTAATCCAATGACCACTATTTCATGCTCTCATGCTCTCATTTTAAaactcctctcatttgaaatgccttatatatatatatatatatatatgtctgtttatgaatatatttatagttactttttcattattctaATCATACCTTTAGAtaactttttatataataaagattgttagtatcattaaaaaaaagaatttagattatatttttttgttatattgttgctgtcattgaaatagaaaaacatgattttttttttttttttttgtgattgccggggtttgaacctcggaccttgcatattttatgcattgtccatacagctaagctcacgaggactgtttgttataacttcaaagcaacaaacatttatatttttagttttaatcaaaatcaaaatttaataaaaaaaattgtgttcataatttttaaactttagtgcaataaaaagagcggaaagacgaaCACTCGAGTGCCCGTCTTTTCACTAGTGacaataaagaaaatgaatatttttagaTTTAGGTGTGAACCTTTTTTTGTGATCtttttaatgagattttttatttttgtaaaaaaaaaagagattttttcttattcaccttttttttttataattttttttttaatgtttttaaggTAGAAAGGGGTAATATTGGCAACATATTAGAAgattaaattgaaagaaagatgggaaatatataatttgaaattaagttttttttttttttgggtaagggttaatcaaggtaattttgaaaagaaaataaaaaatcatttactCAGTGCTCCGATCCAAACCCTCATACTCAAAAACTTAAACCTTCTCTCCCATCGCGCCTCGTTTTCGATTTCCCGACCCCTATCGCTGCAAAGGTACCTTCTCGTCTTCTCTTCTCGCtcttctcaattttcatttcaattcaagtttattcattcttcttcatcttccttaCACCGTGATCTTTGTCTTGTTAATTTTTGAaggtttttttagggtttagattgtaaagaaagaagaaaggatGAGTGGAACAGAGAAAAGTGGTTCAGGAACAACAAAAACCCCAGCtgatttcctcaaatccatTCGTGGTAGACCTGTGGTTGTCAAGCTCAACTCCGGTGTTGACTATCGAGGTCAgatttctctcttttctatCATCAATTTGTAATTGTATGGTTTTAGGTCACTTTGGAATTTGTGGATTTTGAATTCAAGTTTAGGTTCACATTCGTAGGTCACAGTAATTTGGTTGATACTTTAATTTTGACACCGTATTTTCTTATTCAGATATCTTAGTTTGCATTATTTGAAGATGGGTTGTGGTTGTAGTAAATTAAGttagaaattttatctttttaatgtgatttttttttttttaaaactcggtatctgGTCCAAGGACCGACTAATCCAGGGACCAATCCCACTGTCTAGGGGAAATTAAAGCCAAAGCTAAGCTCTGTACGGACTAGCCCACATAATTTGGCATCGTAGGATTCAGACAATAGATTTTTAGAGGTGCACACTCTAAAGTTCCTAGCCTACACAATCAGGCAAcaccttgtaattttttattgtgaATGATTAAATGATTTGTCCATTCAATTAGTATTGATGTGTATGTTACACCTTTTGCTTTGGACAAAAGAAAATTGGGTTCACTAATCAGAAAAGGCTATAATGTTTGGTTTAATGGAAAGAGATGGAATGTGGtggaaatattttaatttctgtCTAACTTAAGTTAATATGAGATTGAACTCGACTTTTATTTCAGAACTGTGTAGAAATAGTtgaagatatatatattttcaaaacaccATATGTGAGTACAGTTGAGTATCAAAGTGAGAAAACAGAGAAACagttgataagaaaaaaaaaagtgagaaaacAGAGAAacaattgataagaaaaaaaaagtaaaaaagaagtACATTGGGAGAAATAAGCACGACACAGGATTGTATTGTCTCTAACTTATGTAGCTTTTCGTTTAGTTATTCAATATGAGCAGAAATTGAAATGGGAGGGATTGTAGGGGAGGAAAGAAAAAGTTAGGTTTGAGTGGGGAGGGATTGTAGGCAGATTCTTAGGTTGGATTGGGGAGAGTATTAGGATTCAGGGTCCCTCAAACACCTTGGAGCGGGTGACTCGTATCACTTCATCTAACACCATTGGATCTCCTAGACCCAAAGTGGTAGCTCTGGAATAATGCATTGATTGTTTCTTGGTTGTTCATTAAGTTACCTCTGTTACTAGTTTGGTTCTATCAGTTATTTGTGTAGATTGGTGCATATGTCAATCTGTATTTGTTAGATTATGCTTGtatggttttaggtcattttggAATTTGTGGATTTTGAATTCAAGTTTTGGTTCACATTCCTAGGTGACAGTAATTTGGTTGATACTTTTCATTTTGACACCGTATTTTCTTATCCAGATATCTCAGTTTACAATTATTTGAAGATGGTTGGTTTGTGGTAGAAGTCAATTCAATTAAGTTagaaatttatcattttaatatttgatgtgaatgatttttgtttgtttttgtttgggaAATTTGGTATTCGGTCCAAGGACCTGGAAaccaatcccaccgtccactATGGGTgttcgaacctcagaccttgagaggagcacactccaaggtcccAAGCTTACACCATTGGGCAAACCCCTGGGAGTTTTTAGTGTGAATGATTAAATGATTTGTCCATTCAATTACTGTTGATGTGCATGTTGCACTTTTTGCTTTGGACTAAAGAAACTTGGGTTCACTAATCAGGTGTCTGTAATGTTTGGTTAAATGGAAGAGATGGAATGTGGTGGAAAGAAATATAATGATATTAGAGTTTCTTATTGTAattgtttcaaatttgaatCCTTGAAAAGGGATAGAACTTGATAGTATTCAATTTACTTTCTCTGTCTAATTTGAagttaggcttaattgcatgtttggtCCCGTATGTTTATCTTAGGTTTCAAGTTGGtcatttatgttttaaattttttaagttagtcccttatgttttaaaagtttcaaattcGTCCAAAACGTTAATCACGTTGATATAAGCTAGTCCCTTCTGCccaataatattgagtttaataaaatagaaagaattaaaaaatgttttaaaactcATTCTGTAAATAAGAAATTCCAACGCCTGTATTCTCAACCAGATCTCTAAATGCCAAGTGATAGAAAGGGTTAACTTACTCCAATTTGAGTAACATTTTtgaccaacttgaaacttttagaACTTAAGATCAAGGTAGCCAAAAACGAGTGCTGGGTCGTAGGATCGTCCGATCCTATGTGCCACGGCCACTCAATCCTGCTCCGATCTTGCTTGGGATCgtttttggttgattttgtgGGCAGatcgagtttttttttgttgccaaaAACGCATATAAAACGAGATATAAACAGAGAagtagaaagagaaagagagaaaagatgAGGAATGAAGATGAAATCAAGGATTTTGGTTGCTGTTAATGTCAGATCTGAAAGAAGAAGACTGGAAGATGAAGACTGTCAAGCTGTGCGGCTGGAAGAAGAAGATTGTCAAACTAAGTTAAAGTTGTAGAAACTTATCTGGACCCTAGGGGCTAAGGCCCAATACTAAATGTTTTCCTTTTATAAAACACTTTACTCTTTTACTAACACACACCtgacttttaaaaagaaaaatagtactgatactcttattctctaaacaaaataaaataataaatatgtttttgctccctataaatataccaacttttcgttttagtccctcaaaaattttccttttttagccAAAAACGAGTGCTGGGTCGTAGGATCGTCCGATCCTATGTGCCACGGCCACTTAATCCTGCTCCGATCTTGCTTGGGATCgtttttggttgattttgtgGGCAGatcgagtttttttttgttgccaaaAACGCATATAAAACGAGATATAAACAGAGAagtagaaagagaaagagagaaaagatgAGGAATGAAGATGAAATCAAGGATTTTGGTTGCTGTTAATGTCAGATCTGAAAGAAGAAGACTGGAAGATGAAGACTGTCAAGCTGTGCGGCTGGAAGAAGAAGATTGTCAAACTAAGTTAAAGTTGTAGAAACTTATCTGGACCCTAGGGGCTAAGGCCCAATACTAAATGTTTTCCTTTTATAAAACACTTTACTCTTTTACTAACACACACCtgacttttaaaaagaaaaatagtactgatactcttattctctaaacaaaataaaataataaatatgtttttgctccctataaatataccaacttttcgttttagtccctcaaaaattttccttttttagtccctaaaaaattttccgtctacacttttggtccctcttttaaagtaaactcatatttaGAATACATATTtctgaataaaattttgcagaaaattttatatgtttgacggttaaaaattcataattaatttatgttttgttaaaaaattctaattttttgggggaatattttttacaatattctacacatttttgcacaatttcattaaaaaaatacaaaaattaacttaaaaatagggattaaaagtagtgattgaaaattttataaggactaaaagttgaaggaaaattttagagggactaaaacgaaaagttggtatatttatagggaccaaaaacatatttaaccctaataatAATGCACATgacattattttataaattataaataattataccttgtcttttattcaaaaatcaccTGACTACTAGTAGATAATGGTatcaaaaaatgatataatactattaattaaattagtttaatgTTGtaatttataagttattttgtttttgtattataatttttatgtttttgtgtgtATATGTGAAGTTACAACTTTGCCCTTAAGTGGGTTCTTACGAACCGTGTTACGTTCCTTCACCAGCCAAACGAACCTACGTAGAAACTTGTTCCTAACTACATTGCTTAAGAAaccaacttaaaacttttaaaacataagggatcaacatgaaacctaaaataaacacCAGGGaccaaacatgcaattaagccttgAAGTTATTATGAGATCGAACACGTCTTTTATTTTGGAACTGTGTAGACTGTGTAGAAATAGTTGaagatatattttcaaaactcCATATGTGAGAGCAGTTGAGAAGAATTGAGTATTAAAGTGAGGAAACAGAGAAACAgttgataagagaaaaataGTTATTCAATAGGAGGAATAAAGGATTGTATGGTTTCTAACTTATGTAGCGATTCGTTTAGTTATTCAATAGGAGGGAAAGAAGGGATTGTTGAGGAGGAAAGAAAAAGTAGGTTTGACTGGAGACAGGATCAGGGTCTCTCAAACACCTTGGAGGATGACTCATACCATTTCATCTTCTACCATAGGATCTCCTTGACCAGAGTAGTATCACATATTGGTGTAGATTATGTTGTTAGCAGCGCTGCAATCACAGAGCAGCAGAACGGAAAGGACCTCTGGTGCGACACTCATAGCTTGCTATCTCTGTTGTTGATAAGCGACCAATAGTAAAAAGTGAATACACTAGGAGAAATGGCACATAGGATTGTATCATCTCTAACTTCTATAACTAATTGTTTAGTTATTGGACAAGAGTAGAAGTTGGAATAGGAAGGAAATGGGGTATAGTGGAGAAGGAAAGAACAACTTAGGTTGGATTGGGGAGAGCATCAGGGTCTTTTGAACACCATGGAGGATCACTAATATCACTTAATCTTCTACCATTGGATTTCCTTGGCCAGAGTGGTAGCTCTGGAACAATGCATCACTGTTTTTTGATTGATCACATATTGGTGTAGGCTGGTGCATCCATCTATATTTGTTATGATAACATATTGGTGTAGGTTGGTGCATATGTCCATCTATTTTTGTTACATTATGCTTAAATGATTAAATGGTTTGTCTATTCAATTGGTATTTATGTACATGTTGCACTTTTTGCTTTGGGCAAAAGAAACTTGGGTTCACTAACCAGCAATGGCTATAATGTTTGGTTTAATGGAAAGAGATAGAATATggtggaaaaaaaatgttttgattttagaTTCTCTTATTTAAAATGTTTCAAATTTGAATGGACGAACTTGATGATAGTAAACAGTTTACTTTTCTGTCTAATTTGAAGTTGTTATGAAATCGAACtcgtatttttttattttattttggaaccGTGCAGAAATAGTTGAAGACAATGTGTATGATATATTTTCATAACTCCCCATGCTGAGCAATTGAAAAGAACTGAGTGTCAAAATAGAGAACAGAGAAAAACAGTTGACAAAACAAAGATAGTAAGAAGGTAGTAGTACACTAGGAGAAATAAGCACAATACATAAGATTGTATCACCTCTAACTTATGTAACTAATCTTTTAGTTATTGGTTAAGAGTAGAAGTTGAAATACAAGGGAAAGGGTAGATAGTCGAGGTTGAAAGAAACTTAGGTTGGATTAGGGAGCATCAGGGTCCCTCGATCACCTTGGAGAGGGTGACTCGTAACACTTCATCTAACACTATTGGATCTCCTTGACCAAGTGGTAATTCTGGAATAATGCATTGATTGTTTCTTGGTTGTTCATTAAGTTAACCTCTGTTACTAGTTTGGTTCTATCACTTATTGGTGTAGATTGGTGCATATGTCGATctttatttgtttcattatgCTTCTATGTAGGTATACAAACTAGGCTCAATTGTTTTTGGTTAATCTTGCAGGTATCCTAGCCTGTCTAGATGGGTATATGAATATTGCAATGGAACAAACAGAAGAGTACGTTAATGGACAGCTGAAGAACAAGTATGGTGATGCATTCATTCGAGGGAATAATGGTACTATTAGTGCttgaaataaaatttgcttGATTCTGTATTGATATTTCATTGCAGAAATAATTGAATATTTCGTTTTCTTTGATGCAGTTCTGTACATAAGTACGTCAAAGAGGACTCTAGCAGAAGGGGCTTAAACAGAAGAATCCAATTATATGTAACTTTTTGTATTATGCTGACTGCTGGCCTGTGTACGTAGCAGCTGTTACCTATTTGTCTGAAACTTTTTTACCTCATGTTTGTCATGGTAATTGAGTTGCTATGGTTATAATATACTAAGGCACAACAGCACAGCCAGTTTGTAAAATACTTGTTGGCATATTTTGGCAGAATGTTTTAGCTTAGTTtggaattttaaaatagtactaATATTATATGTTATCACTTCAGTAGTTTAATTTTTGAAGTATATCTTCTACAAATATTTGGTTATCATTAGATTGTAACATGGCGAGTTTTGATTTTACacctcgtaaaaaaaaaaagtttttgattcCCCCTTACCATTTTcaaaattctttgattttagaCCCTAATGACATATGACTGTGCAAGTAAACTTACGTGGCATGCTGATTGTATAGTGATTAATTAGGTGGCGTGTtgacttgaattttttatttctttttcatttattttttccacatgcctttttttttttatcaattaacattaattttgaaaaaaaataaatcattttctctctcaaatCTCCCTTCCGATTTCCAATTCCCTATTCaattcttcaatttatttttcttcttcagaatCCGTAATCTTCTCCCTCCTCTCCAATCTATGTATCTCTCTCTATCTTGTTGAGCTCGTAAATTAGAATTTAAGAAGGTTTGAGTgcttaggattaggattttaatgGGATTTGGATTCTTCAAAGAAACTGATATGGCATTCTCAAGTGCAATTGAAGGTGATTTTAGCTTGGCAGTTACTTCGTGACAGGTTGCCAACAAAAAACAACCTACTCAGCTGCGACATTATTTTGCTCGGCAGGTTGCGATTAGGTGGAAACTATGTAGCATCTGTTTCTTCATTGTGATATGTCTAGTTCTCTTTGGCAGCAGGTTCAGTATTGGATTGGCGTTTCAGATGTTGATCATCAAAGTATCCAGACTCATTTTGTCCAATTTACTATTACTTTGGCTTCTTTGTATTTGGCTAGTGTGGAATGACCGAAATAACTGTTTAATAATTCCCATAGCTCCACTATGGAACTTATGGAGAAGGTTAAATTTCATTCATACTGGTGGTTAAGGGCTAATAATGCCACTTTTGTTCATGGTTGTCAGCAGTAGCGGTCGAAGTCGAACCCTTTGACTTGTTTGGGATTGGCTAATTGCTTGGTTTGTATTATTTTGACAGTACTCTGTTTCTTTGAGAGCCCTCTCTGGTACGCCATGTGTTAAAGAGGTGTCTCTGTTTGTGtgaatatatatactatttttgtttcttaaaaaaaataattaagtagaTACAATAGATATGAGATATACACGTGGCTGTTTTTTACCAGTGTCACATCATTGTGGAGTTTATTACGGATTACTCATATTTTTCCAAAGATGTCCTAAAATTTACCTTATAcaaattagagaaatgatatttgtacaaccactttattacaattttttgacaactttctctctcataatcacattatatttttattctctctcttcctttttctctctccattgttttggaccaataagaagagagaaaataaaagttgtcatcGAAGTTgtgtacatatatcactactctaaaAATTAAGTCAGGATGGCATTAAAACTCATTGTATTAAATAAAACTTCCATTAATATTTCATCACTTTTCATCTTTTCCTTGAGTTGCTTAAACAAGACAGTAGCAGAAAAGTACAAAAATGCATACTATAGTCCAAGAATAAGGTATGAAGAGTAGCTATCTAGAATACAACATTCTAATAACATGGTAATATATCGTCTGAGACTCTGAGTACAATGGATATACAAGTTGTAGTTGTGCCTCATCTTCAATTTCCAGAAACTTGCACTTCCGAGCTAAGGAATTTCGGCAGTAATGcatgattttgtttatttacCCAGTGATACCCACAACTCTGCACCTTTGTATGCAGACCTTTGGGGTTCATAATGCTAAATTTCATTCTGAAATTATCAAGATTCTCGAGAGTTTCGTCTATAAACTTGAGTATATTAAAGAATGATTCCAGAGGAAAGTAGATTAGGCACATGTGGTCTGATTTAACCTCAATAAGATATCTCTCAAGACTTACTGAAATGATGCCATACCACCTACGGCGAGTATTCctatttgaaaaatttatccCTATTGCGGGTGTCTTTGCATATGTTGTTGTAGTTGGTGAAACGGAAAATACCGCACAGCAAGCAATGCCAATGAAATTATTGTCAGTGTCATCATGCATAACGGGAGATAGGGCTATTGATAATGAACGACTATTGCTCTGATTGTTGAACCAACTTGGTATTTCACTTCCCGGAGTAACAATTTGAATCACATCAGATGAGGATTGTGGGTTCGCCCGAATGAGTTGTATCATCCATGAAAATATCATGCTATTCCAACATTCCCTCTCACCCAATTTAGGACAGTTGAAAATGACAAGTCCTTTTGACTTCCAAGATTTGTTCTTATCAAGATTGTTAATATGAAGATCATGCTCGATAGCAGTAGCAAAAGGAAGTTGAGGCAACGATTTCAACAACTTACAATGCTGCAAGTTTAAATATGCAAGTCTGGATAGCTTCCTAAGGCTAGGTACCGTCACAAAATTGTTTCCCCCTAGATTTAATCTTTCTAGCCAACGTAAACGTCCAATTGCATTCGGTAGTTGGCTTATACCACAAAAACTAATATCAAGATCATTCAAACAAGATAAGCTAAGCAAGGAATGCAGAAAACGACTAGCTA harbors:
- the LOC11420271 gene encoding sm-like protein LSM6A, giving the protein MSGTEKSGSGTTKTPADFLKSIRGRPVVVKLNSGVDYRGILACLDGYMNIAMEQTEEYVNGQLKNKYGDAFIRGNNVLYISTSKRTLAEGA